A window of Octopus sinensis linkage group LG29, ASM634580v1, whole genome shotgun sequence contains these coding sequences:
- the LOC115225950 gene encoding extensin-like — protein sequence MAMRFIVAIALSALIGLSCGRPTTDSTTDDTGSSKAQPYIVYPGSNGANPTYQKDIDISFLYNWLKTHKKHRFPKPVAETKPNPEPVSEPKPEPYYPYMPNVVPPHTHVPKQTLGHTHTVTHSRTAHHVLPPQFPYGYNPFPYGFPSRFQIPPFPYPTMKPVNRYPFPPTFGFPFNQQQKEQKNQGQVQNNYYPKYPIFPPTIGPVGPVRSPFLPPYQPAPYPIPFTGFPYGQPNVGKFGGYATNVYNSVGNGNGVYGNRFISPGSYGFSGILNAIKGSSSIPFPSKPYPIFPSQPRYGY from the exons ATGGCAATGCGATTTATCGTAGCCATTGCTTTGAGTGCTC TCATTGGATTAAGCTGTGGTCGTCCAACTACGGACTCGACAACAg ATGATACAGGAAGTAGCAAAGCACAACCTTACATAG tgtATCCAGGATCGAACGGTGCCAACCCAACATACC AGAAGGACATTGATATTTCCTTTTTGTACAATTGGTTGAAGACACATAAGAAACATCGCTTTCCGAAACCTGTTGCTGAAACTAAACCGAATCCAGAACCAGTGTCTGAGCCGAAACCCGAACCCTATTACCCTTACATGCCGAACGTGGTGCCACCGCACACACATGTACCGAAGCAAACACTTGGCCACACGCATACTGTTACGCACAGCAGGACCGCCCACCATGTCCTACCACCACAGTTCCCTTATGGCTATAACCCGTTCCCTTATGGCTTTCCTTCTCGATTCCAAATTCCGCCATTCCCCTACCCAACAATGAAACCGGTCAACAGATACCCATTTCCACCTACTTTCGGTTTCCCTTTTAATCAGCAACAGAAAGAGCAAAAAAATCAAGGGCAAGTACAAAATAATTATTACCCAAAGTACCCTATATTCCCACCGACTATAGGGCCAGTGGGACCAGTTAGAAGCCCTTTCTTGCCGCCATACCAACCTGCACCATACCCAATACCATTTACAGGGTTTCCATATGGCCAACCAAATGTCGGAAAATTCGGAGGCTACGCTACCAATGTTTACAATTCTGTGGGCAATGGTAATGGTGTGTACGGAAACCGTTTTATTAGTCCTGGATCTTATGGTTTTAGTGGAATATTGAACGCCATTAAAGGAAGCAGTTCCATTCCCTTCCCATCGAAACCCTACCCGATCTTTCCATCGCAACCAAGATATGGTTATTAG